The following proteins are encoded in a genomic region of Spirosoma sp. SC4-14:
- a CDS encoding alpha-L-fucosidase has protein sequence MKSFCSTSAGLLLTGLLSVTLSQAQSNTNLPKPAPRQLAWQPMETTAFLHFTVNTYTDKEWGDGTESPAIFNPTKLDARQWIKTLKDAGFKLAIITAKHHDGFCLWPSKMTEHSVKNSPWKNGKGDVVKEVADACREFGLKFGVYLSPWDRHEPRYGTAAYNDYYKAQLRELLTNYGPISEVWFDGAKGENAKDMTYDFAGYWALVRELQPNAVMFSDAGPDVRWVGNEAGNAGETCWSTINTEGLAPGKADSKYLNRGDANGKQWVPAETDVSIRPGWFYHASEDSKVRSGKNLVNLYYQSVGRNSLLLLNVPPNRDGLFSEPDMVSLKEFRSILDETFKTNLVAKQPKLTDKKLSTFLTVAANEPVVIDLGKEQTFDRISIQENIATGQRVASGRVEYWNGSDWQPLQSFTTVGYKRLLRFPEVKASKLRLFVTNANSPVQLAEFGVYKASSRE, from the coding sequence ATGAAATCATTTTGCAGTACGAGTGCAGGCTTATTACTCACCGGCTTGTTGTCGGTAACATTAAGTCAGGCTCAGTCGAATACCAATCTGCCTAAACCCGCCCCCCGTCAACTAGCCTGGCAACCAATGGAAACTACGGCTTTCCTGCATTTTACGGTAAATACGTATACGGATAAAGAATGGGGTGATGGTACCGAAAGTCCTGCTATTTTCAATCCGACAAAACTCGACGCCCGCCAGTGGATTAAAACGCTGAAAGATGCCGGGTTTAAGCTGGCAATTATTACGGCCAAGCACCACGATGGCTTTTGCCTGTGGCCCTCGAAAATGACCGAACATTCGGTGAAAAATAGCCCATGGAAAAACGGAAAAGGCGATGTGGTGAAAGAAGTGGCCGATGCCTGCCGTGAGTTTGGGCTTAAATTCGGGGTGTATCTATCGCCCTGGGACCGTCACGAACCCCGTTATGGAACGGCGGCTTACAACGACTACTACAAAGCACAACTCCGCGAATTGCTGACCAACTACGGGCCCATTTCGGAAGTCTGGTTCGACGGTGCCAAAGGCGAAAATGCCAAAGATATGACCTACGATTTTGCGGGTTACTGGGCATTGGTACGCGAGCTGCAGCCCAATGCGGTGATGTTCTCCGATGCTGGTCCCGATGTGCGCTGGGTTGGTAACGAAGCCGGTAATGCAGGCGAAACCTGCTGGTCGACGATCAATACCGAAGGGCTGGCTCCCGGCAAAGCCGATTCTAAATACCTGAACCGGGGCGATGCCAATGGCAAACAGTGGGTTCCGGCCGAAACCGATGTGTCGATTCGTCCGGGCTGGTTTTATCATGCGTCGGAGGATTCGAAAGTACGGTCGGGGAAGAATCTGGTCAACCTGTATTATCAGTCGGTAGGTCGAAACAGTCTGCTTCTGCTCAATGTACCCCCCAATCGGGATGGGCTGTTTTCAGAACCCGACATGGTCAGTCTGAAAGAATTTCGGAGCATTCTGGACGAGACATTCAAAACGAATCTGGTGGCTAAGCAGCCTAAACTGACCGATAAAAAGCTAAGCACCTTTCTCACTGTTGCTGCCAATGAGCCAGTGGTGATCGATCTGGGAAAAGAACAAACCTTCGATCGTATTTCGATTCAGGAGAATATTGCGACTGGCCAGCGTGTCGCCAGTGGCCGGGTCGAATACTGGAACGGCTCCGACTGGCAACCGCTCCAAAGCTTTACGACGGTAGGCTACAAGCGACTACTGCGCTTCCCGGAGGTGAAAGCGTCGAAGTTGCGACTGTTCGTTACCAATGCGAACAGCCCGGTTCAACTGGCCGAATTTGGCGTGTATAAGGCGTCGTCGCGGGAGTAA
- a CDS encoding type I phosphomannose isomerase catalytic subunit — translation MLYPLTFETIFKDKIWGGQKIKTILGKDFSPLPNCGETWEVSDVEGNVSVVKEGTLKGKSLRDLVAQYKGELVGKHVYDKFGDRFPLLIKFIDANDDLSIQVHPNDDLAAKRHSGFGKTEMWYIMQADEGAKLNSGFNREVTKDEYVKAVADNAIQDILNIESAKPGDVFFLPAGRVHYIGKGLLLAEIQQTSDTTYRIYDFDRVDATTGQKRELHTEQAVDAIDYHHYDHYKTQYEKTLNESVNAVKSDYFVTNVLNFDEEVEHDYTHIDSFVILICVDGALTIEAKGGYSVSLKMGQCALIPASVNNVTLVPDGSMTVLETYVP, via the coding sequence ATGCTGTATCCTCTTACGTTCGAAACCATTTTTAAAGATAAAATCTGGGGTGGACAGAAAATAAAGACCATTCTGGGAAAAGACTTTTCGCCCCTGCCCAACTGTGGCGAAACCTGGGAAGTTTCCGATGTAGAAGGCAATGTGTCGGTTGTGAAGGAAGGAACGCTAAAGGGAAAATCACTTCGTGACCTGGTTGCGCAATATAAAGGTGAACTGGTTGGTAAACACGTTTACGACAAATTTGGCGACCGGTTTCCGCTGCTGATCAAGTTTATCGATGCCAACGACGACCTGTCAATTCAGGTGCACCCCAACGACGATCTGGCGGCCAAACGCCATAGTGGATTTGGGAAAACCGAGATGTGGTACATCATGCAGGCCGACGAGGGGGCCAAACTGAATTCGGGCTTCAACCGGGAGGTTACCAAAGACGAGTATGTAAAAGCCGTAGCCGATAACGCCATTCAGGACATTCTGAATATCGAATCGGCTAAACCGGGCGATGTGTTTTTTCTGCCAGCGGGTCGTGTTCATTACATCGGAAAGGGATTGCTGCTGGCCGAAATCCAGCAAACATCCGATACGACCTACCGCATTTACGATTTCGATCGTGTCGATGCCACTACGGGCCAAAAGCGTGAGCTACATACCGAACAGGCCGTGGATGCAATCGACTATCATCACTACGATCACTACAAAACGCAGTATGAGAAAACGCTCAACGAGAGCGTAAATGCGGTGAAGAGCGATTATTTCGTGACAAACGTGCTCAATTTCGACGAAGAAGTGGAGCACGACTACACGCATATCGATTCGTTTGTGATTCTGATTTGTGTGGATGGTGCATTGACTATCGAAGCGAAAGGCGGCTATAGCGTATCGCTCAAGATGGGCCAGTGTGCTCTGATTCCGGCTTCGGTCAATAACGTGACGTTGGTTCCCGATGGCTCCATGACGGTGCTGGAAACCTACGTGCCGTAG
- a CDS encoding fibronectin type III domain-containing protein, translating to MLFPFAGRAQYCTPSSSCDAFNYLDSFTFNGISLSQNSGCSAGGYSSFSVVSTTVTTGVTIPFSGTVGSFYESVSIWADLNHNGSFSDASEQLYSNPATFANTFQGALIIPAGTTTGTLNLRVRIVSTYTGVADDPCSSLANSETEDYQVMVAAPTTYNPYAANITNSSAVLTWNNLGGATSYELQWRPVGGTYTTITGISSTTYALGGLTTGTSYEWQMRPTGSNLWNGPVQFSTLYPCPGPPVNLYTSTRTAQAYLSWSFSDSNYPDATYEIQLRQSGTTSYSTVASAISTTGYLLTGLTPGTEYSWRVRASCSDYSTPASFTTLDCSVPTSIMTNNVVATSAQVYWYDNDYGNTYTVQYKPTTASDWISITGLTSPGYSLTRLTTGVSYDWRVQKTCTATVSSPFSAIANFTTKCNTPYPISYWVKYNRAEIYISSPEPDASYTVQYKAGIDGAFQTISGVSAYPYSLTGLLPNTTYYVQVRTDCSNGTFSDYSPLISFTTQCWTPGISIGQVGWNSVSLSFFDNNAAGETNYVIQYTPLNGTPVSTTASTSPYSLTGLAIDQAYSVQVQAVCAPGITSALSNVASFTTACRDIYGTPSVTNVRSQGATLNWYDSDNTATYEIQYRTLAPTISNFVSLTNVTGGSPDYKSYSLSGLADNTTYEAKIRRVCGTTTSAFTTSTNFTTQCKIPGIPYAQWRDYTTVTLGGFAYEIGASYELQYRLQGTSDWISVTGIIDSSSSYSVELSNLISSSTYETRIRTICSPTSMSPFSSLGSFSTKNCDVPSSLQVSKLGLTSAEVSWSTPGLLDATYELSYAPVSQTATGNWTTVKGLKGTYSSFSVTYSLTGLTPNTDYSWRVRTFCTATASSDYVTGPDFRPSCSMPTDAQTLYVSATRATLSWTGSSFDPYEILWRQQGTTTFTSLTTTGYSYTLEGLSVNVGYEWKVRTLCGALGNTDFTNLQQFTTVCNTPNFVTIDNMSSYAAKLNWYGSDEDIRYTIRYRKQDSADWMTENDVGIIAGNYGRVEYLLPGLLTNTTYEVQIQGVCSPAVSSSFSTSNTFTTNCYNPYFGIVYSVGNNYITWSAISGVSYVVEWKRSSSDVWDNASPVVSTQEVNAYSGEYDTYTYSFTELLAGELYDVRVKAICADGSITYSYVNTIATTCPMYPPYSYSIPTVNSATLRWYYGGYVADNKIEVHWRPVGNTTWNVIQNVSADLIILNGLHSNTAYEWQVRNVCESGVSDFGPLQSFTTAACSVPTNLSVQCSTSSSAALNWTEVWQGSYDIQWRAVGQATWNTVSSLTSTAYSLTGLSVQTAYEWRIRTECGEGENASAYSEPQSFTTSATCSLPEGLSAFTYYTNGQTCGQILVSWTGCAGTNYDVQYKPQSTGIWISAGTTNYTTVLLNDLVANTAYDVQVRSVCSVGNSSSFVSTSFVSTACSCAPSAAVYTDDITSTAATSHWTSSNIATAAPAYEYRWRVGYTTTWNSLTTTNSSYRLANLAPDTPYEWQVRGLCNSGSVSNYSLISIFRTSCTSPGSLSSTNIGVASATLLWTGYTGVTYELRYRQSNGTWISVSNATSPYALTGLTTNASYEWQVRTNCSSGSSAFSASSFFKTQCAAPTDLVANFIKANSVELSWNSAGAAVSSYQLQYRVVGGSYTSLTVSKSASYTLTGLSSNTSYEWQVQTVCDASHSSGYPSQALTFQTLSASCGNMFTIQAGDWTNSAVWSCGRVPVWSDPVEVRHAITVPDGVSVRALQILFTGNGKLNYGTGSQVLLGEL from the coding sequence TTGCTTTTCCCTTTCGCAGGAAGGGCACAGTATTGTACGCCATCGTCAAGCTGTGATGCTTTTAATTATCTGGACTCGTTTACGTTCAATGGGATCTCTCTAAGCCAGAATTCAGGTTGTTCGGCAGGCGGTTATAGCTCGTTTTCAGTCGTTAGTACAACTGTTACAACAGGTGTAACAATTCCGTTTTCGGGTACTGTGGGAAGCTTTTATGAAAGTGTTAGCATCTGGGCTGATCTAAACCATAATGGCAGTTTTTCCGATGCGAGTGAACAGCTTTATAGTAATCCTGCAACTTTTGCAAATACGTTCCAGGGAGCACTCATCATTCCGGCCGGAACAACTACTGGAACGCTTAATCTTCGAGTACGGATTGTATCTACCTATACAGGTGTGGCTGATGACCCTTGTAGTTCGTTAGCAAATAGTGAAACAGAGGATTATCAGGTTATGGTAGCCGCTCCTACAACGTATAATCCTTATGCTGCAAACATAACCAATAGTAGTGCCGTTCTGACCTGGAATAATCTGGGAGGGGCGACTAGCTATGAATTGCAGTGGCGACCAGTAGGAGGGACGTACACAACCATTACCGGAATTTCGAGTACGACCTATGCGCTGGGGGGGCTCACAACCGGTACCAGCTACGAATGGCAAATGCGACCTACGGGTAGCAATCTTTGGAACGGACCAGTACAGTTTTCTACACTTTATCCTTGTCCGGGGCCACCTGTCAACTTATATACCAGTACCAGAACGGCGCAGGCCTATTTGTCTTGGTCCTTTTCGGATAGCAATTACCCTGATGCCACCTACGAAATTCAGCTTCGTCAAAGTGGTACAACGTCCTATTCAACAGTGGCCAGTGCTATTAGTACGACCGGATACTTGTTGACCGGGTTAACGCCTGGTACGGAGTATAGCTGGCGTGTTCGGGCTAGCTGTTCTGATTATTCAACTCCCGCCAGTTTCACCACCTTGGATTGTTCGGTTCCTACTAGTATTATGACGAATAATGTGGTAGCAACTTCGGCGCAAGTATACTGGTATGATAATGATTATGGAAATACGTATACTGTTCAGTATAAGCCAACTACGGCTTCTGACTGGATTTCGATTACTGGACTGACTTCTCCAGGGTATAGTCTTACCAGACTAACAACAGGCGTTTCCTATGACTGGAGAGTACAAAAGACCTGTACTGCCACCGTGTCTTCGCCATTTAGCGCGATTGCCAATTTTACAACCAAATGCAATACTCCTTACCCAATATCTTATTGGGTAAAGTATAACAGAGCAGAAATTTATATCTCTAGCCCAGAGCCTGATGCTTCCTATACGGTGCAATATAAAGCCGGGATCGATGGCGCTTTTCAGACAATTTCGGGCGTTAGTGCTTACCCTTATTCGCTTACCGGTCTTCTTCCGAATACTACCTATTATGTTCAGGTACGTACCGATTGCAGTAACGGGACCTTTTCGGATTATTCGCCTTTAATCTCGTTTACCACACAGTGTTGGACACCTGGCATTAGTATTGGGCAGGTAGGCTGGAACTCGGTCTCTCTATCTTTTTTTGACAATAATGCCGCTGGAGAAACGAACTATGTTATTCAATATACACCTCTGAATGGAACTCCCGTATCGACTACGGCATCAACATCGCCATATTCACTTACCGGACTTGCCATCGATCAGGCTTATTCTGTTCAGGTTCAGGCCGTGTGCGCACCCGGTATTACCTCTGCGTTGTCAAACGTGGCTTCATTTACGACGGCGTGTAGGGATATTTATGGAACACCTTCGGTCACTAATGTACGTTCGCAGGGTGCGACGCTCAACTGGTACGATAGCGATAATACGGCTACGTATGAAATTCAATACCGGACACTGGCACCAACAATAAGTAATTTTGTAAGCCTTACGAATGTTACGGGAGGTTCTCCTGATTATAAGTCCTATTCGCTGTCTGGTTTGGCCGATAATACGACCTATGAAGCGAAAATTCGGCGTGTTTGTGGGACTACTACTAGTGCCTTTACCACTTCCACCAATTTTACGACCCAGTGTAAAATACCTGGCATACCCTATGCGCAATGGAGGGATTATACAACGGTAACGCTTGGGGGATTTGCATATGAGATCGGCGCATCCTATGAATTACAGTATCGATTACAAGGGACAAGCGACTGGATATCAGTGACTGGTATAATTGATAGCAGTTCGTCATATAGCGTAGAATTGAGTAATCTAATATCATCAAGTACTTATGAGACGCGGATACGTACTATTTGTTCGCCGACCTCAATGTCTCCCTTTTCGTCTTTAGGATCATTTTCGACAAAAAATTGTGATGTGCCATCGTCTTTACAAGTTAGTAAGCTTGGCCTTACATCGGCAGAGGTAAGCTGGAGTACGCCTGGATTATTGGATGCCACCTATGAACTATCGTATGCTCCCGTTAGCCAGACGGCTACTGGTAACTGGACAACTGTGAAGGGTTTGAAAGGGACCTATTCCTCTTTTTCCGTAACTTATTCCCTGACGGGGCTTACTCCCAATACCGATTATAGCTGGCGGGTACGAACGTTTTGTACCGCAACTGCGAGTTCTGATTATGTGACGGGCCCAGACTTTCGACCAAGTTGTAGTATGCCGACCGATGCGCAAACTCTTTATGTCTCAGCCACTAGGGCGACACTCAGTTGGACTGGTTCGTCATTCGATCCATATGAAATACTGTGGCGCCAGCAGGGAACAACTACATTTACGTCGCTAACAACTACTGGTTATTCGTATACGTTAGAAGGGTTGTCGGTTAATGTAGGCTATGAATGGAAGGTCCGTACCCTTTGTGGGGCATTAGGTAATACTGATTTTACAAATCTTCAGCAGTTTACGACTGTTTGTAATACGCCTAATTTCGTAACTATTGATAACATGAGCTCCTATGCTGCCAAACTGAATTGGTATGGAAGTGACGAAGACATCCGATATACTATCCGTTATCGAAAGCAGGATAGCGCCGATTGGATGACTGAAAATGATGTTGGTATTATAGCCGGTAATTATGGAAGGGTGGAATATCTATTACCCGGTCTATTAACTAATACCACTTATGAAGTTCAAATTCAAGGTGTTTGTTCACCTGCTGTAAGTTCGTCGTTCAGTACGTCGAACACATTTACGACGAACTGTTATAACCCTTATTTTGGGATAGTTTATTCGGTCGGAAATAATTATATTACATGGTCGGCCATTTCAGGTGTTTCGTATGTAGTAGAATGGAAGCGCAGTAGTAGTGATGTTTGGGATAATGCATCACCTGTTGTCAGTACTCAGGAAGTTAATGCTTACAGTGGAGAATATGACACCTACACATATTCGTTTACAGAGCTACTAGCTGGAGAGTTGTATGACGTCCGAGTAAAGGCAATTTGTGCGGACGGTAGCATTACTTATTCTTATGTTAATACTATTGCGACTACTTGCCCTATGTATCCGCCTTATTCCTATAGCATTCCAACAGTTAATTCAGCTACATTAAGATGGTATTATGGGGGATATGTAGCTGATAATAAAATAGAGGTACACTGGCGGCCGGTAGGCAATACGACCTGGAACGTTATTCAGAATGTTTCCGCTGATCTTATTATACTTAACGGGTTACATTCTAATACAGCCTATGAGTGGCAGGTACGTAACGTTTGCGAGAGCGGAGTGTCTGACTTTGGCCCCTTGCAGAGTTTTACGACTGCGGCTTGTTCGGTACCTACGAACTTGTCGGTGCAGTGCTCAACGAGCAGTAGTGCTGCACTCAATTGGACTGAGGTTTGGCAAGGAAGTTACGACATTCAATGGAGAGCTGTTGGTCAGGCCACCTGGAATACGGTGAGTAGTTTAACCAGTACGGCTTATAGCCTGACAGGCCTTTCGGTGCAGACTGCTTATGAGTGGAGAATCAGAACGGAATGTGGCGAGGGTGAGAACGCATCGGCCTATAGCGAACCACAATCGTTCACGACATCCGCAACTTGTTCTCTACCCGAAGGGCTAAGTGCTTTTACATACTATACGAATGGGCAAACCTGTGGGCAGATATTGGTATCCTGGACCGGATGTGCTGGTACGAATTATGACGTGCAGTACAAACCACAATCGACAGGAATCTGGATTTCGGCAGGGACTACGAATTATACGACTGTTTTGCTGAATGATTTGGTAGCTAATACGGCCTACGATGTACAGGTGCGGTCTGTGTGTTCTGTCGGTAATTCATCCTCATTTGTTTCTACCAGTTTTGTTTCAACGGCCTGTTCCTGTGCTCCATCGGCCGCAGTGTATACCGACGATATTACCAGTACGGCGGCTACCAGCCATTGGACAAGTTCGAATATAGCCACGGCGGCTCCCGCTTATGAGTATCGCTGGCGGGTAGGCTATACAACGACCTGGAATAGCCTGACAACTACAAATAGTTCATACCGATTGGCAAACCTTGCGCCCGATACTCCTTACGAATGGCAGGTTCGGGGCCTGTGTAATAGTGGATCGGTATCCAACTACTCGCTGATTTCGATTTTCCGAACCAGTTGTACCAGCCCCGGTTCATTATCGAGCACCAATATTGGAGTTGCATCGGCAACATTGCTCTGGACAGGCTATACTGGCGTTACCTATGAATTACGGTATCGACAAAGCAACGGAACCTGGATTTCGGTAAGCAATGCTACTAGTCCATACGCACTAACAGGTTTGACCACCAATGCCAGCTATGAATGGCAGGTGCGTACAAATTGTAGTAGTGGTAGCTCTGCTTTTTCGGCTTCCAGCTTTTTCAAGACGCAATGTGCAGCGCCAACTGATCTTGTTGCCAATTTTATTAAGGCCAATTCAGTAGAGCTATCGTGGAATTCGGCTGGTGCTGCGGTCAGTTCTTATCAACTTCAATACCGTGTTGTTGGGGGAAGCTATACGTCTCTAACAGTAAGCAAATCGGCCAGCTATACGCTTACGGGGCTGAGCAGCAATACGAGCTACGAATGGCAGGTACAAACGGTATGTGATGCCAGTCACTCCTCTGGCTATCCATCGCAGGCATTAACGTTTCAGACCCTATCGGCATCATGCGGCAATATGTTTACCATACAAGCGGGAGACTGGACGAATTCAGCGGTATGGTCGTGTGGCCGCGTTCCTGTTTGGAGTGATCCGGTTGAAGTCCGTCATGCCATAACGGTACCTGATGGGGTTAGTGTTCGGGCTTTGCAGATATTGTTCACGGGGAACGGGAAACTTAATTACGGCACTGGTTCGCAGGTATTGCTCGGTGAGTTGTAA
- a CDS encoding PQQ-binding-like beta-propeller repeat protein: MKHLLLSALVAGIFLFGKTRSLINALPDTNWAEYNGDGSRSHYSPLTQIDQQNVNKLRVAWTYASGGADTVLNRTQMQCNPIVVDGILYGVSANTQAFALDAATGQERWKTAISDNDGTTSRGVTYWASGSDRRIFFGAGNGLYALDAHTGKPIESFGKQGRIDLKKGIERPGGDNYVLANTPNTIYKNLIIVGVRVAESETALLGDVRAYDTRTGQPVWTFHTIPQVGEFGYDTWSPQPARQHIGGANAWAGMAIDRQRGIVYIPTGSAAYDFYGGNRKGNNLFANCLLALDANTGKRLWHFQLVHHDVWDRDPPAPPNLLTVVQKGDHGQLRRIDAVAQITKQGYVFVFDRVTGKPLFPITETPVPQQTVPGEQVSKTQPIPAKPYFARQSFTENDFNSFAANRDSLVAVLRNARTGRAYIPLTDKLTVFFPGTDGGGQWGGAATDPNGILYVPSKEIPVYTSLVRREQKAAGASLTGANLYSLRCAACHGADRRGNHDGSYPSLVAVNKRLADTQIEQILLKGRGMMPSFAHLPEAERKAIIDFLNQKASQTTVLTAHPSEIPYQHTGYNRWYDANGYPVSSPPWGTLTAIDLNTGNRCWQVPLGEYPELTKRGVPVTGTDNYGGPLVTASNLLFIAASRDEQFRAFDARTGRQLWQEKLPAAGYASPSTYTVNGKQYVVIACGGGKLNTRSGDRYVAFALP; encoded by the coding sequence CAGATCGATCAGCAGAATGTTAACAAGCTTCGGGTAGCCTGGACTTATGCATCGGGTGGAGCCGACACGGTGCTGAACCGAACCCAGATGCAGTGTAATCCGATTGTTGTCGATGGTATATTATATGGTGTGTCGGCCAATACGCAGGCCTTCGCCCTCGATGCAGCTACGGGACAGGAGCGCTGGAAAACGGCTATTTCCGACAATGATGGAACAACCAGCCGGGGTGTTACCTATTGGGCCAGTGGCTCGGACCGACGGATTTTTTTTGGTGCCGGCAACGGGTTGTATGCGCTCGATGCCCATACGGGTAAACCCATTGAGTCGTTTGGCAAGCAGGGCCGCATTGATCTCAAAAAAGGCATAGAACGACCCGGTGGCGATAATTATGTGCTGGCCAATACACCCAACACGATTTATAAAAACCTGATTATTGTGGGCGTTCGGGTAGCCGAAAGCGAAACGGCGCTATTGGGCGATGTTCGGGCTTACGACACCCGAACGGGCCAACCAGTCTGGACGTTTCATACCATTCCACAAGTGGGTGAGTTTGGCTACGATACCTGGTCGCCACAGCCCGCCCGCCAGCATATTGGTGGAGCCAATGCCTGGGCGGGTATGGCCATCGACCGGCAGCGGGGCATTGTCTACATTCCAACGGGTTCGGCCGCTTATGATTTCTACGGAGGTAATCGAAAAGGAAATAACCTGTTCGCCAACTGCCTGCTGGCGCTGGATGCCAATACTGGAAAACGGCTATGGCATTTTCAGCTCGTGCATCACGATGTTTGGGACCGCGATCCTCCCGCACCACCCAACCTGCTTACGGTTGTGCAGAAAGGAGACCATGGGCAACTCCGGCGCATCGATGCGGTAGCGCAGATTACCAAGCAGGGCTATGTGTTTGTTTTTGATCGGGTTACGGGGAAGCCATTGTTTCCAATTACCGAAACACCCGTTCCGCAGCAGACCGTACCGGGCGAACAGGTCAGCAAAACGCAGCCTATTCCGGCAAAACCCTACTTCGCCCGACAGTCGTTCACCGAAAATGATTTCAATTCGTTTGCTGCAAACCGCGATTCGCTGGTAGCCGTTCTTCGAAATGCCCGAACAGGCCGTGCCTATATTCCATTAACCGACAAGCTGACAGTTTTCTTTCCGGGAACCGATGGGGGAGGCCAGTGGGGAGGAGCCGCCACCGATCCAAACGGAATTCTTTACGTGCCGTCGAAGGAAATTCCAGTGTATACTTCCTTGGTTCGACGCGAACAGAAGGCTGCCGGAGCATCGCTGACAGGCGCCAACCTCTACAGTTTGCGGTGCGCAGCCTGCCACGGAGCCGACCGCCGAGGTAATCATGATGGTTCTTACCCATCGCTGGTAGCGGTAAACAAACGACTGGCAGATACGCAGATCGAGCAGATTTTGCTGAAAGGCCGGGGTATGATGCCGTCGTTTGCGCATCTGCCCGAAGCCGAACGAAAAGCCATTATCGATTTTCTGAATCAGAAAGCATCTCAGACAACCGTATTAACTGCACACCCATCGGAGATTCCGTACCAGCATACAGGCTACAATCGGTGGTACGATGCAAACGGTTATCCGGTGAGTAGTCCGCCCTGGGGAACGCTCACCGCCATTGATTTGAACACCGGCAACCGGTGCTGGCAGGTGCCCCTGGGTGAATACCCCGAGCTGACGAAACGCGGTGTGCCTGTTACCGGCACCGACAATTACGGCGGTCCATTGGTTACGGCCAGTAACCTGTTGTTCATTGCGGCCAGCCGTGATGAGCAGTTTCGGGCATTCGATGCACGGACAGGCAGGCAATTGTGGCAGGAAAAGTTGCCCGCAGCCGGTTATGCCTCGCCAAGCACGTATACGGTCAATGGAAAACAGTATGTAGTCATTGCCTGTGGTGGAGGTAAATTAAACACTCGTTCGGGCGACAGGTATGTGGCCTTTGCGCTGCCGTAA